From the Lathyrus oleraceus cultivar Zhongwan6 chromosome 4, CAAS_Psat_ZW6_1.0, whole genome shotgun sequence genome, one window contains:
- the LOC127135662 gene encoding auxin-binding protein ABP19b, translating into MNTIHIIFFIFAFLSSYTFHAISSANDFCVADLSLKTLTGYSCKPEANVTVDDFVFSGLVEGKPVAPFNSGLTAATVENLPGLNGLDIAAARIDMGVNGTVPLHYHPESSELLIIVEGEVTVGFITPQKAYVKTLKPSDVIVLPKGQLHFVINSGAGKAVIYGALSSSSPTVHVTDFLLFGNDLSTSIIAQTTLLDVSQIEKLKAVFGGSG; encoded by the coding sequence ATGAATACTATTCAcattatttttttcatttttgcttttcTCTCATCATATACATTCCATGCTATTTCTTCTGCCAATGATTTTTGTGTAGCAGATTTATCACTTAAAACCCTAACAGGTTATTCATGCAAACCAGAAGCAAACGTAACTGTTGATGATTTTGTGTTCTCTGGCCTTGTAGAGGGAAAGCCAGTAGCACCTTTTAACAGTGGATTAACCGCCGCAACCGTTGAAAATTTACCAGGTCTTAATGGACTTGATATTGCTGCAGCAAGAATAGACATGGGAGTAAATGGAACTGTCCCATTGCACTATCATCCTGAATCAAGTGAGTTGCTTATAATTGTTGAAGGTGAAGTCACAGTTGGATTTATCACACCACAAAAAGCTTATGTGAAAACTCTTAAACCTAGTGATGTTATAGTTCTTCCAAAAGGACAATTGCATTTTGTGATTAACTCTGGTGCTGGAAAAGCTGTTATTTATGGAGCTTTAAGTAGCTCAAGCCCTACTGTGCACGTAACTGATTTTCTTTTGTTTGGCAATGACTTATCAACTTCCATAATTGCACAAACTACTCTACTTGATGTGTCACAAATTGAGAAGCTTAAGGCTGTGTTTGGCGGAAGTGGATAG
- the LOC127138037 gene encoding protein MAIN-LIKE 2-like, which translates to MFVVSFLKVQYNNFLYCLFLKDPKKFRQRSHPMPYPDPWCVPYIERAGFGHVMHVVNATIDAKFILALCERWRPETHTFHLPTGECTVTLEDVYMLLGLRIDGKPVTGNVQQPNQICVEMLGVDLVEGEGSAKARGQGIKLSSLQLYHDSITLTEESSEQEKVIKTRVYIMLLFGNLLFPEGTGNSINFMYLSLLGDIDRISTYSWGSAVLAFLYSSLCKNAQNEHCTFSGCSFLLQTWGWWRLPRLAPENPNDYSFPYATRFITTGLDYSLTPKNKIIFYRQLLDRLRAQDFIWRPYLGLEHQPNPEDAAVWTAKTAIMRFTTVEMHQSDRVKLQFRMHQDIPGPPIMTRNLEAMNNTTSHL; encoded by the exons atgtttgtagttagttttttaaaagtccaatataataattttttatattgtttgtttttaaaggatcccaagaaatttcgtcaacgttcacacccaatgccttatccagacccatggtgcgtaccttacatagagcgtgcgggtttcggtcatgtaatgcatgtcgtaaatgccaccattgatgccaaattcattttggctctgtgtgaacgttggagacctgagacacacacctttcacctaccaactggtgaatgtaccgtcacattagaggacgtgtacatgcttttaggtcttagaatagatggtaagcctgtcaccggaaatgttcaacagcctaaccaaatatgtgttgaaatgttgggggtagatctggtcgagggtgaggggtctgccaaagcaaggggtcagggtattaaattatctagcctacaattgtaccacgactccataactttgactgaggaatcctccgaacaagaaaaagtcataaaaacccgggtttacattatgctattgtttgggaacttgctatttcccgaagggacgggaaatagcataaattttatgtacttgagtttgctcggggacattgatagaataagcacatatagttggggttctgcagtattagcattcctatatagctctttgtgtaaaaatgcacaaaatgagcactgtacattttctggatgttCTTTTTTGCTtcaaacatgggggtggtggagattgccgaggctagccccagaaaatcctaatgactactccttcccctacgcaactag gttcattacaaccggactggattacagtcttacccccaaaaataaaattatattttatcgtcaactgttggatcgtctccgagcacaggat tttatttggaggccatatttgggattggaacatcaaccaaaccccgaagatgcagctgtttggacagcaaaaacggccataatgcggttcaccactgtggagatgcaccaaagtgaccgtgtcaagcttcAATTCAGAATGCATCAAGAcatcccaggccccccaat